Proteins encoded together in one Papaver somniferum cultivar HN1 unplaced genomic scaffold, ASM357369v1 unplaced-scaffold_21, whole genome shotgun sequence window:
- the LOC113340106 gene encoding phosphatidylinositol/phosphatidylcholine transfer protein SFH2-like has translation MRAYQYLQRDLQISNDFVEKRTTAMVSQEEAIKQLFDLAEKLEEPLKQSFRNMHQGYPAETLVRFLKARAWNVPKAHQMLIDCINWRMENKIDKILMRPIAPTELYKAVRDSQLLGLSGYTKEGLPVFAIGVGKSTYDKGPVDYYVQSHIQINEYRDRVVFPQATKKYGRYIGTCVKVFDMTCLKLSAISQIKLLTTIATIDDLNYPEIAVTYYVVNTPYAFSKLWKIVKKLLQEETQRKIQVLKGNGKEELLKVMDYESLPHFCRKEGRSLASMDDCFSLDHAFHQQLYSYIKQQSGA, from the exons ATGAGGGCATACCAATACTTGCAGAGAGATTTGCAAATAAGTAATGATTTTGTCG agAAAAGAACTACAGCGATGGTTTCTCAAGAAGAAGCGATCAAACAGTTGTTTGATTTAGCAGAAAAACTTGAAGAACCTCTAAAGCAAAGTTTTCGGAATATGCACCAAGGATATCCAGCTGAAACTTTGGTGCGGTTTCTTAAGGCTAGAGCTTGGAATGTTCCCAAAGCACATCAGATGTTAATTGATTGTATAAATTGGAGGATGGAAAACAAGATTGATAAGATATTAATGAGACCGATAGCTCCCACTGAATTATACAAAGCTGTGCGAGACTCCCAATTATTAGGATTGTCAGGTTACACAAAAGAAGGCCTTCCTGTTTTTGCCATTGGCGTTGGAAAAAGTACATACGACAAAGGTCCGGTCGATTATTATGTCCAGTCACATATCCAGATCAATGAATATCGTGACCGAGTTGTGTTTCCTCAGGCAACAAAGAAATATGGACGCTATATTGGGACTTGTGTCAAAGTTTTCGATATGACTTGTTTAAAGCTTTCTGCAATAAGCCAGATAAAGCTACTGACCACAATAGCTACTATCGATGACCTCAATTATCCAGAAATAGCCGTGACATACTACGTTGTTAATACCCCATATGCATTTTCAAAATTATGGAAGATTGTGAAGAAACTACTGCAGGAAGAGACGCAGAGGAAAATTCAGGTGCTCAAAGGTAATGGGAAAGAAGAGTTGTTGAAAGTCATGGACTATGAATCACTCCCACATTTTTGTAGAAAAGAAGGGCGTTCCTTAGCCAGTATGGACGACTGTTTCTCCTTGGATCACGCCTTTCACCAACAGCTTTATAGTTACATCAAGCAGCAATCAGGGGCATGA
- the LOC113340237 gene encoding uncharacterized protein LOC113340237, with protein MKQQENSTKGVTKENLPGSELWTDGLICAFEFIRGARKQTTISKPGSRTNLDRNINGEDPKQVPNGTTNSSAHGVQNIDLLDFESLIKVGSDGISSSDNQKMDKPIGSHWVPIGWDRIAELAQTVQVDGGWTSQSIEFMDDEDDLTVADVAAPYWERAAGPTWWCHVVAGHKFIDSWLTNAQWLHPAISLALRDESRLISDRMKHLLYEVPVRVAGGVLFELLGQSAGDPFVDEDDLPIVLRSFKAQNFLISVLHVKGTASHINVLGITEVQELLATGGSSLPRTIHEVIAQLACRLSRWDDRLFRKSIFGAADEIELKFMDRRNHEDMNLFSVILNQEIRKLSRQVIRVKWSLHAREEIIFELLQHLKGNAAKKLLEGIRKNTREMIEEQEAVRGRLFTIQDVMQSTVRSWLQDKSLRVTHNLTVFGGCGLVLSIITGLFGINVDGMPGAQNTPYAFALFSGLLVLLGIILIVIGILYLGLKRPITEGQVQIRKLELQRLVKSFQHEAETHAQVRQEFTRNNLPPTASDMIPGAEYILIH; from the coding sequence ATGAAGCAACAAGAGAACAGTACAAAAGGTGTCACTAAAGAGAACCTTCCAGGGAGTGAACTTTGGACAGATGGGCTTATTTGTGCTTTTGAGTTTATTCGAGGGGCCAGGAAGCAGACAACTATCTCAAAACCTGGTTCCAGGACAAATCTTGATCGAAATATCAATGGCGAAGACCCCAAGCAAGTGCCTAACGGTACAACTAATTCTTCAGCTCATGGTGTCCAAAATATCGATCTTCTAGACTTTGAATCACTCATAAAGGTTGGGTCAGAtggaatttcttcttcagataACCAAAAAATGGATAAACCTATAGGAAGTCATTGGGTACCAATTGGTTGGGATCGAATCGCTGAACTTGCCCAAACAGTTCAAGTTGATGGTGGATGGACCTCACAATCTATTGAGTTCATGGATGATGAGGATGATTTAACGGTTGCGGATGTTGCAGCTCCTTACTGGGAACGGGCAGCAGGGCCTACATGGTGGTGTCATGTGGTTGCTGGTCATAAATTCATTGATTCATGGCTAACCAATGCTCAGTGGTTACATCCAGCCATTAGTCTTGCCTTGAGAGATGAAAGTCGGTTGATCAGCGATCGCATGAAACACCTCTTGTACGAGGTTCCAGTTAGGGTTGCAGGCGGTGTATTGTTCGAGTTGTTAGGGCAATCAGCTGGTGATCCTTTTGTTGACGAAGATGACCTACCTATTGTACTTCgatcctttaaagcacagaactTTTTAATATCTGTATTGCATGTTAAAGGAACTGCATCACACATTAATGTGTTGGGTATAACCGAAGTGCAGGAGCTTCTAGCCACTGGTGGTAGCAGTTTACCAAGAACAATTCATGAAGTAATAGCGCAGCTAGCTTGCCGCCTTTCTCGTTGGGATGATAGGCTGTTTCGCAAATCCATATTTGGTGCAGCAGATGAAATTGAATTGAAATTTATGGACAGGAGAAACCATGAGGATATGAATCTATTCAGTGTTATtctcaatcaagaaatcaggaagctaTCAAGACAGGTGATCAGGGTTAAATGGTCACTGCATGCTAGAGAAGAAATCATATTTGAGCTTCTCCAACACTTGAAGGGCAATGcagcaaaaaaattgttggaAGGAATTCGAAAGAATACAAGGGAAATGATTGAGGAGCAAGAAGCAGTTCGTGGTCGGCTCTTTACCATTCAAGATGTTATGCAAAGTACTGTCCGTTCATGGTTGCAGGATAAGAGCCTTCGTGTTACCCACAATTTGACCGTATTTGGAGGTTGTGGTCTTGTTCTTTCGATAATCACGGGATTATTTGGGATCAATGTAGATGGAATGCCCGGGGCTCAAAACACTCCATATGCATTTGCTCTTTTTTCTGGTCTCCTCGTCCTGTTGGGTatcatattgattgtaattgGAATATTGTACCTTGGGTTGAAAAGACCCATCACTGAAGGACAGGTCCAAATAAGGAAGTTGGAGCTTCAACGACTTGTTAAATCATTCCAACATGAAGCTGAAACTCATGCACAAGTTAGGCAGGAGTTTACCAGAAATAACTTACCTCCAACTGCGTCGGATATGATTCCTGGAGCAGAGTATATACTAATCCACTGA